A region of Thermobifida halotolerans DNA encodes the following proteins:
- a CDS encoding type II toxin-antitoxin system prevent-host-death family antitoxin: MAGPLRDDVRDCSTPHHVGHLVTRTGEAVTTTRYGRPEAVLVSAEAYEELRQLRRDRDRRRVTELAAADERGETTWTRSPARSRQELVDGLGDALDL, translated from the coding sequence GTGGCCGGTCCGCTCCGCGATGACGTGCGGGACTGCTCGACCCCACACCATGTGGGCCACCTGGTCACCCGCACCGGCGAGGCCGTCACCACCACCCGCTACGGCCGCCCCGAAGCCGTGCTCGTGTCCGCCGAGGCCTACGAGGAACTGCGCCAACTGCGCCGCGACCGCGACCGCCGCCGCGTCACCGAACTGGCCGCCGCTGACGAGCGCGGCGAGACCACCTGGACCCGCTCCCCCGCCCGCAGCCGCCAGGAGCTGGTGGACGGCCTCGGCGACGCCCTCGACCTGTGA
- a CDS encoding helix-turn-helix domain-containing protein, with amino-acid sequence MAEVTAPRTAAHDVRTARVRAGLSLDELSRRAQVGKGALVGGEKARGNPDPAALVRLADAFDVSVSALVQNPPEGRVRVVSAGAAVDRARSTPAAPPGRGRGNRQRRLRPDTPGRPRHRAHRRSRADRHLRRRRPPHPPRRGHRNLPPDHDGPPAHPDPRGVHRGRRATAVGLSPHGHRAGTGPNRGRGGPEASGTAGVAPPVLRRSAAAAGAAGAGRIRRAGRMRPGGVSAGGTRWPR; translated from the coding sequence ATGGCCGAGGTAACCGCTCCGCGGACGGCCGCGCACGATGTGCGGACGGCCCGCGTCCGTGCGGGGTTGTCCCTGGACGAGCTCAGCCGACGCGCCCAGGTCGGCAAGGGGGCCCTGGTGGGTGGGGAGAAGGCCCGGGGCAACCCCGACCCGGCCGCCCTGGTGCGCCTGGCCGACGCCTTCGACGTCTCGGTGTCGGCTCTGGTGCAGAATCCGCCCGAGGGCCGCGTGCGCGTCGTGTCCGCCGGTGCCGCTGTGGACCGGGCGAGGAGTACCCCAGCCGCCCCCCCAGGCCGGGGCCGTGGAAACCGTCAGCGTCGCCTCCGGCCGGATACCCCTGGTCGTCCACGGCACCGAGCACACCGTCGAAGCCGGGCAGACCGCCACCTTCGGCGGCGACGCCCCCCACACCCACCGCGGCGCGGGCACCGAAACCTGCCACCTGACCATGACGGTCCACCTGCCCACCCTGACCCGCGCGGCGTCCACCGGGGCCGCCGAGCGACAGCGGTTGGCCTGTCCCCGCACGGTCACCGTGCGGGGACAGGACCGAACCGGGGGCGGGGAGGTCCGGAAGCGAGCGGGACCGCGGGGGTGGCTCCTCCCGTCCTCCGGCGGAGCGCGGCCGCCGCGGGAGCGGCGGGTGCCGGTCGCATCCGCCGGGCGGGGCGGATGCGACCGGGCGGGGTCAGCGCAGGCGGGACTCGATGGCCTCGATGA
- a CDS encoding TM0106 family RecB-like putative nuclease has protein sequence MFRTGSGWVFSPTDLVDAMECGHRSALKHALAAGVDGAPAPEPLDALVARGGEAHEHAELQRLVDLFGDDVVVIDNPRPTHADLTAAAEATREAVLAGAPVVYQGVFYEPVRPGVAFHGRADFLISTAVDPATGRRRDVDAKVRHEPWDAKLAHRVRPGAVLQLAAYAEALGRTGLGEPEFMHLLTGDGRTHTLRVAEYLPLLPQVRHRLLLRIAESPALPAPLWGEPCAACDSCGYAALCAEGRARDRHLSLVAGIRGDQIAKLRDAGIATIDALACAREEDRPATLPRHSYARLREQAALQVRQDATRSPDNPTGTVIATVYADDGLAMLPEPSPGDVFFDMEGYPYHEGRGLEYLFGALTCDDGRFHAFWAHDRAQERRAFEAFVDFVCERIDAHEGAHVYHYASYEADRLKTLAAAFGTRETEVDELLRQRRLVDLYTVVKKSLRVSQRSYSIKYLEPLYLEQYRSGAVVTAASSIDAYAAHLGACEAGDTAEAERILADIAAYNRDDCVSTARLRDWLERLRVEHGVGARPVASAPVEDGDAERAAEAARRRAEVEERLSALTGPLLAGVPEEPRQRGVEERARALLAALVGYYRREEAPLWWDFFRRLAAPVEELEADTDCLVPLRVRAGEWNPPQGRQRKAWRRVELFADTGRPHPFTTGEQVRLLYPGPPGQAADTVPVTVEHASADRVAVVEKCDTGAEHDRRPLAVLPGSPVRSAPKDQALWEVAERAVAALPDTVTCAGLDVLRRVPPRLRGGGPLPDPRDFDGDAVAAVIAAVDRLDSSYLAVQGPPGAGKTYLAARLITHLVASGRSVGVCSTSHKAIENVLGAAVRAAAEAGVALPCAKRPADRPDPALAWHQPRQVRELVRWCAEQDGGFVVGGTAWNFANDSMRATPLDVLIVDEAGQFALADTLAVSASARDLVLLGDPQQLPQVVQGTHGEGADSSALEHLVGDTEIIDASRGYFLDQTRRMHPRVCEPVSRLAYRGRLHAHPVAARRHLEGIDAGLYRRVVAHSGRSTHSPEEVAAVVEVVSRLVGVDFCEPGAAPRPLTGGDVLVVAPFNLQVRALRAALADAGLEGVRVGTVDRFQGQEAPVVVCSMTVSGAVEAARGLDFVLSRNRLNVALSRAQVLAALVYSPDLVGAAPRSVAELRVLAGFADLCAQARDWQG, from the coding sequence GTGTTCCGAACCGGATCGGGGTGGGTGTTCTCACCCACCGATCTCGTGGACGCGATGGAGTGCGGGCACCGCAGCGCGCTCAAACACGCGCTGGCCGCCGGAGTGGACGGCGCTCCCGCGCCCGAGCCGCTGGACGCGCTGGTGGCGCGCGGCGGCGAGGCCCACGAGCACGCCGAACTGCAGCGGCTGGTCGACCTGTTCGGCGACGACGTGGTGGTCATCGACAATCCCCGCCCCACCCACGCCGACCTGACCGCGGCGGCCGAGGCCACCCGCGAGGCCGTGCTCGCCGGGGCCCCCGTGGTCTACCAGGGGGTCTTCTACGAGCCCGTGCGTCCGGGCGTGGCCTTCCACGGCCGCGCCGACTTCCTGATCAGCACCGCCGTGGACCCGGCCACCGGGCGTCGCCGCGACGTCGACGCCAAGGTCCGCCACGAGCCGTGGGACGCCAAACTCGCCCACCGGGTGCGCCCCGGCGCGGTGCTGCAGTTGGCCGCCTACGCCGAGGCGCTGGGCCGCACCGGGCTGGGGGAGCCGGAGTTCATGCACCTGCTCACCGGGGACGGCCGCACCCACACGCTGCGCGTGGCCGAGTACCTTCCCCTGCTGCCGCAGGTGCGCCACCGGCTGCTGCTGCGGATCGCCGAGTCGCCCGCGCTGCCCGCGCCGCTGTGGGGCGAGCCGTGCGCGGCCTGCGACAGTTGCGGCTATGCGGCGCTGTGCGCCGAGGGGCGTGCCCGCGACCGGCATCTGAGCCTGGTGGCGGGCATCAGGGGCGACCAGATCGCGAAACTCCGCGACGCCGGCATCGCCACCATCGACGCGTTGGCGTGCGCCCGCGAGGAGGACCGGCCCGCGACGTTGCCCCGACACTCCTATGCGCGGCTGCGGGAGCAGGCCGCCCTGCAGGTGCGCCAGGACGCCACCCGAAGCCCCGACAACCCCACCGGCACGGTCATCGCCACCGTCTACGCCGACGACGGTCTGGCGATGCTGCCCGAGCCCTCCCCCGGCGACGTGTTCTTCGACATGGAGGGCTACCCCTACCACGAGGGCCGCGGCCTGGAGTACCTGTTCGGTGCCCTCACCTGCGACGACGGGCGTTTCCACGCGTTTTGGGCGCACGACCGCGCCCAGGAGCGGCGGGCGTTCGAGGCGTTCGTGGACTTCGTGTGCGAGCGCATCGACGCCCACGAGGGCGCGCACGTCTACCACTACGCCTCCTATGAGGCCGACCGGCTCAAGACACTGGCGGCCGCGTTCGGCACGCGCGAGACCGAGGTGGACGAGCTGCTGCGGCAGCGCCGCCTGGTCGATCTGTACACCGTGGTCAAAAAGAGCCTGCGGGTGTCGCAGCGCTCCTACTCGATCAAGTACCTGGAGCCTCTCTACCTGGAGCAGTACCGGTCGGGGGCGGTGGTGACGGCCGCCTCCAGCATTGATGCCTACGCCGCCCACCTGGGGGCGTGCGAGGCCGGGGACACCGCGGAGGCGGAGCGGATCCTCGCCGACATCGCCGCCTACAACCGCGACGACTGCGTGTCCACCGCGCGGCTGCGCGACTGGTTGGAGCGGCTGCGCGTCGAGCACGGGGTGGGTGCGCGGCCGGTGGCCTCGGCTCCGGTGGAGGACGGCGACGCCGAACGCGCCGCCGAGGCCGCCCGCCGCCGCGCCGAGGTCGAGGAGCGGCTCAGCGCGTTGACCGGCCCGCTGCTGGCGGGGGTGCCCGAGGAGCCGCGGCAGCGCGGCGTCGAGGAGCGGGCGCGGGCGCTGCTGGCGGCGCTGGTCGGCTACTACCGGCGGGAGGAGGCGCCGCTGTGGTGGGACTTCTTCCGCCGCCTGGCCGCTCCGGTGGAGGAGTTGGAGGCCGACACCGACTGCCTGGTGCCGCTGCGGGTGCGCGCCGGGGAGTGGAACCCCCCGCAGGGGCGGCAGCGCAAGGCGTGGCGGCGGGTGGAACTGTTCGCCGACACCGGTCGCCCGCATCCCTTCACCACGGGCGAGCAGGTGCGGCTGCTGTATCCGGGGCCGCCCGGGCAGGCCGCCGACACGGTGCCGGTCACGGTGGAGCACGCCTCCGCCGACCGGGTCGCGGTGGTGGAGAAGTGCGACACCGGCGCCGAGCACGACCGCCGTCCGCTGGCGGTGCTGCCGGGCTCCCCGGTGCGTTCGGCCCCCAAGGACCAGGCGCTGTGGGAGGTGGCCGAACGGGCGGTGGCCGCACTGCCCGACACGGTGACCTGTGCCGGGTTGGACGTGCTGCGTCGGGTGCCGCCCCGGCTGCGCGGCGGCGGACCGCTGCCGGATCCGCGGGACTTCGACGGTGACGCGGTGGCCGCGGTGATCGCCGCCGTCGACCGCCTGGACTCCTCCTATCTGGCCGTGCAGGGGCCGCCGGGGGCGGGCAAGACGTATCTGGCGGCCCGGCTGATCACCCACCTGGTCGCCTCCGGCAGGAGCGTGGGGGTCTGCTCCACCAGCCACAAGGCCATCGAGAACGTCCTGGGCGCGGCCGTGCGGGCCGCCGCGGAGGCCGGTGTGGCGCTGCCGTGCGCCAAGCGCCCCGCCGACCGGCCCGATCCGGCGCTGGCCTGGCACCAGCCCCGGCAGGTCAGGGAGTTGGTGCGGTGGTGTGCCGAACAGGACGGCGGGTTCGTGGTGGGGGGCACCGCGTGGAACTTCGCCAACGACAGCATGCGCGCCACCCCGCTGGACGTGCTGATCGTCGACGAGGCGGGCCAGTTCGCGCTCGCCGACACCCTCGCGGTCTCCGCGTCAGCCCGCGACCTGGTGCTGTTGGGGGATCCGCAGCAGTTGCCGCAGGTGGTGCAGGGCACCCACGGTGAGGGCGCCGACTCCTCGGCGTTGGAGCACCTGGTGGGCGACACCGAGATCATCGACGCGTCGAGGGGCTACTTTCTGGACCAGACCCGCCGCATGCACCCGCGGGTGTGCGAACCGGTGTCGCGGCTGGCCTACCGGGGGCGGCTGCATGCCCACCCGGTGGCGGCGCGCCGCCACCTGGAGGGGATCGACGCGGGCCTGTACCGACGCGTCGTCGCGCACAGCGGGCGCAGCACCCACAGCCCCGAGGAGGTCGCGGCGGTGGTGGAGGTGGTCTCCCGGCTGGTGGGAGTGGACTTCTGCGAACCGGGGGCGGCCCCGCGTCCCCTCACCGGCGGTGACGTCCTGGTGGTCGCGCCGTTCAACCTGCAGGTGCGGGCGCTGCGCGCCGCGTTGGCGGACGCGGGGCTGGAGGGGGTGCGGGTGGGCACGGTCGACCGGTTCCAGGGCCAGGAGGCGCCGGTGGTGGTGTGCTCGATGACGGTGTCGGGGGCGGTCGAGGCGGCGCGCGGGCTGGACTTCGTGCTGTCGCGCAACCGTCTCAACGTGGCGCTGTCGCGCGCCCAGGTGCTGGCGGCGCTGGTGTACTCGCCGGACCTGGTCGGTGCGGCTCCCCGTTCGGTCGCCGAGTTGCGGGTGCTGGCGGGGTTCGCGGACCTGTGCGCCCAGGCCCGCGACTGGCAGGGGTAG
- a CDS encoding FMN-binding negative transcriptional regulator, with the protein MLVHPWDAALDKNEWQDWIAQGHDFGQLCVNGLPGDPPLTVPTHFTVDENHLLIHLARPNPVWKAIERDADVAFTVIGDYAFIPGPWRAPAGTPPHDGVPTSYYTAVRFTCRAAIIDDPEAKAELLRRQMAHFQPDGDHAPVAVDQPPYGRMLSGIRGLRLEVTQVLAKFKYDDHKPVEHRTNVADRLTERGRGLDAPTAHQQRRRLDRIGPWKP; encoded by the coding sequence ATGCTGGTCCACCCCTGGGACGCCGCCCTGGACAAGAACGAATGGCAGGACTGGATCGCCCAGGGCCACGACTTCGGACAGCTCTGCGTCAACGGCCTGCCGGGCGACCCGCCCCTGACCGTCCCCACCCACTTCACCGTCGACGAGAACCACCTCCTGATCCACCTGGCCCGACCCAACCCGGTCTGGAAGGCGATCGAGCGCGATGCCGACGTCGCCTTCACCGTCATCGGCGACTACGCCTTCATCCCCGGCCCCTGGCGCGCCCCGGCCGGAACCCCGCCCCACGATGGCGTCCCCACCAGCTACTACACGGCCGTCCGGTTCACCTGCCGCGCCGCCATCATCGACGACCCCGAGGCCAAGGCCGAGCTGCTGCGCCGCCAGATGGCGCACTTCCAGCCCGACGGCGACCACGCTCCCGTCGCCGTCGACCAACCCCCCTACGGGCGGATGCTGTCCGGCATCCGCGGCCTGCGCCTGGAGGTCACCCAGGTTCTGGCCAAGTTCAAATACGACGACCACAAACCCGTCGAGCACCGCACCAACGTCGCCGACCGCCTCACCGAACGGGGCCGGGGCCTGGACGCGCCCACCGCGCACCAGCAGCGCCGCCGCCTGGACCGCATCGGCCCCTGGAAGCCCTGA
- a CDS encoding Hsp20/alpha crystallin family protein encodes MALPVTRRRERLIPTQWNPFPEFEELYDRMGRLLESTLGEPAASGTMMWTPLADVSEGEDSYIVEVEVPGLAKDDIDIQVSGNELVISGETRQQEREGVRTHRRMRRYGQFEYRTLLPGDIDPEGVQARLDNGVLTVTAPKSDQGKPRRVAISQD; translated from the coding sequence ATGGCACTTCCCGTGACCCGTCGCCGGGAGCGGCTGATTCCCACGCAGTGGAATCCGTTTCCCGAGTTCGAGGAGCTCTACGACCGGATGGGACGGCTGCTGGAGTCCACCCTGGGTGAGCCGGCGGCCTCCGGGACGATGATGTGGACGCCGCTCGCGGACGTGTCCGAGGGCGAGGACTCCTACATCGTGGAGGTCGAGGTTCCGGGGCTGGCCAAGGACGACATCGACATCCAGGTCAGCGGCAACGAACTGGTCATCTCCGGAGAGACCAGGCAGCAGGAGAGGGAGGGGGTGCGCACCCACCGGCGGATGCGCCGCTACGGCCAGTTCGAGTACCGCACCCTGCTGCCGGGCGACATCGACCCCGAAGGTGTCCAGGCCAGGCTCGACAACGGGGTGCTCACCGTCACCGCTCCCAAGAGCGACCAGGGCAAGCCCCGCCGCGTCGCTATCTCCCAGGACTGA